The proteins below come from a single Nocardioides eburneiflavus genomic window:
- a CDS encoding response regulator transcription factor: MWGFDVQELHALVVEDDPDISSALVETLEGAGFRVTSARDGRAAVGVAAADPPDLVTLDLTLPHMDGIEVCRRIRETSDCYIVIVSARSDEVDKLIGLEVGADDFVLKPFSPRELRARVAALFRRPRSGATAEDASANHVPHVPSPSQPADEPTTINAGAGLVINSARREVQVDGSIVDLTRIEYDVLEYLASHLSRVCTREEMVMAIWSSALTHDHHLVDVHVANLRGKLRRHSDATWIHTIRGIGYRMDREDGGQQDRRAGGGPYLVARIDSEDWARGLDF, from the coding sequence ATGTGGGGGTTTGACGTGCAAGAACTACATGCATTGGTCGTCGAGGACGATCCGGACATCTCGTCCGCGCTGGTGGAGACCCTGGAGGGGGCTGGTTTCCGGGTCACCTCGGCGCGCGACGGACGGGCAGCGGTGGGCGTGGCGGCAGCCGATCCACCCGACCTCGTGACGCTCGACCTGACGCTGCCGCACATGGACGGCATCGAGGTGTGCCGCCGCATCCGGGAGACCAGCGACTGCTACATCGTGATCGTCTCCGCGCGGTCCGACGAGGTGGACAAGCTGATCGGCCTGGAGGTCGGGGCGGACGACTTCGTCCTCAAGCCGTTCTCGCCGCGCGAGCTGCGCGCCCGGGTGGCGGCACTCTTCCGCCGCCCGCGCTCCGGCGCGACGGCCGAGGACGCGTCGGCCAACCACGTGCCGCACGTGCCCAGCCCGTCGCAGCCGGCCGACGAGCCGACCACGATCAACGCGGGCGCCGGGCTGGTCATCAACTCGGCCCGCCGCGAGGTGCAGGTCGACGGATCGATCGTGGACCTGACGCGCATCGAGTACGACGTCCTGGAGTACCTCGCCAGCCACCTCTCACGGGTCTGCACCCGCGAGGAGATGGTCATGGCGATCTGGAGCAGCGCGCTGACGCACGACCACCACCTCGTGGACGTGCACGTGGCCAACCTGCGCGGCAAGCTGCGCCGGCACTCCGACGCCACGTGGATCCACACCATCCGCGGCATCGGCTACCGGATGGACCGCGAGGACGGTGGCCAGCAGGATCGCCGCGCCGGCGGCGGCCCGTACCTCGTGGCCCGGATCGACTCCGAGGACTGGGCCCGGGGCCTGGACTTCTGA
- a CDS encoding ABC transporter ATP-binding protein produces the protein MRESATAVEETRTGGLGIRCEGVVHLYKTFGGHDVVALRGVDLTIRPGERVAFLGPSGSGKSTLLALLGGIQKPSAGRIYLGDEEVSRMGERYLARIRSRQVSTMLQGATRNLLPYATARQNIAFARLSLSSGAREQGIPDVELLDRVGLLDQADQVVSTMSGGQRQRLALACAVSTSPRLLLADEPTSQLSHADRDHVLHLIHSLGDDFGTTIVVVTHQPEVAATFPRTVTMKGGRVGAEGHGGSEYAVVGEDGVLHLPGHIAAEWPPGTLVRFEDDEQGRIIVTRASSEGAPT, from the coding sequence GTGCGGGAGAGCGCGACTGCGGTGGAGGAGACCCGCACCGGGGGACTCGGCATCCGCTGCGAGGGGGTCGTCCACCTCTACAAGACCTTCGGCGGTCACGACGTCGTCGCGCTGCGCGGCGTCGACCTGACGATCCGCCCCGGCGAGCGGGTCGCCTTCCTCGGCCCCAGCGGCTCCGGCAAGTCGACCCTGCTGGCCCTCCTCGGCGGCATCCAGAAACCCAGCGCCGGCAGGATCTACCTCGGCGACGAGGAGGTCTCGCGGATGGGCGAGCGCTACCTCGCCCGGATCCGCTCCCGCCAGGTCTCCACGATGCTCCAGGGCGCCACCCGCAACCTGCTGCCCTATGCCACGGCCCGCCAGAACATCGCCTTCGCCCGGCTGTCCCTCTCCAGCGGTGCTCGCGAGCAGGGGATCCCCGACGTGGAGCTGCTCGACCGCGTCGGGCTGCTCGACCAGGCCGACCAGGTCGTCTCCACCATGTCCGGCGGCCAGCGCCAGCGCCTGGCCCTCGCCTGCGCGGTGTCGACCTCCCCGCGCCTGCTGCTCGCCGACGAGCCGACCAGCCAGCTGAGCCACGCCGACCGCGACCACGTCCTGCACCTGATCCACTCCCTCGGCGACGACTTCGGCACCACCATCGTCGTGGTCACCCACCAGCCCGAGGTCGCCGCGACGTTCCCGCGCACGGTCACCATGAAGGGCGGCCGGGTCGGCGCCGAGGGCCACGGCGGGTCCGAGTACGCCGTGGTCGGCGAGGACGGCGTGCTGCACCTGCCCGGCCACATCGCCGCCGAGTGGCCGCCCGGCACGCTCGTCCGGTTCGAGGACGACGAGCAGGGCCGCATCATCGTGACCCGCGCCAGCAGCGAAGGGGCGCCGACATGA
- a CDS encoding response regulator transcription factor, protein MVIRVALVNDDEVVVRGLDAMMRSYGHRVEVVELVAGKPVGQPVDVALYDTFGMGQGNGPAVQHLVQNAQVRTVAVYTWNFQPWLTRETLNQGVRGYLSKSLPAARLVDAICAIAAGQLVVSPSRGRSALVGGDWPGREEGLTAREAEVLSLITMGLSNQEIAERTLLSLNSIKSYIRSAYRKIEVDSRSKAVLWGVEHGMRADRVRINGSPARE, encoded by the coding sequence ATGGTGATTCGAGTCGCGCTGGTCAACGACGACGAGGTCGTCGTCCGCGGCCTCGACGCCATGATGCGCAGCTACGGCCACCGGGTCGAGGTCGTCGAGCTGGTGGCCGGCAAACCGGTCGGTCAGCCGGTCGACGTCGCCCTCTACGACACCTTCGGGATGGGCCAGGGCAACGGTCCCGCCGTGCAGCACCTCGTCCAGAACGCCCAGGTGCGCACGGTCGCGGTCTACACCTGGAACTTCCAGCCGTGGCTCACCCGCGAGACCCTCAACCAGGGGGTGCGCGGCTATCTCTCCAAGAGCCTCCCGGCCGCGCGCCTGGTCGACGCGATCTGCGCGATCGCCGCCGGCCAGCTCGTGGTCTCCCCCTCGCGGGGCCGGTCCGCGCTCGTCGGCGGCGACTGGCCCGGGCGCGAGGAGGGCCTGACCGCCCGCGAGGCCGAGGTCCTGTCACTCATCACCATGGGGCTGAGCAACCAGGAGATCGCCGAGCGCACCCTGCTCTCGCTCAACTCCATCAAGTCCTACATCCGCTCGGCCTACCGCAAGATCGAGGTCGACTCGCGCTCCAAGGCGGTGCTGTGGGGCGTCGAGCACGGCATGCGCGCCGACCGGGTCCGGATCAACGGGTCGCCGGCCCGCGAGTGA
- a CDS encoding response regulator transcription factor, with protein MNARTAVVVEDDRDVGDAISQLLDLAGFDVVVAHTGAEALALVHEVQPDLVTLDLTLPDIDGVEVCRRIRTTSDCYVIVVSGRTDEVDRLVGLEVGADDYLVKPFSMRELQARVAALFRRPRTSDVMGVGVEQPAVADARTDPTPGPTRALGCSDLTLDRSSREVLVGGEEIDLTRTEFDLLAHLVSNPGVVVARQDLMRAVWASDFVPDSTHVVDVHLANLRRKLRRAAASNEWIRTIRGVGFRFDPCCP; from the coding sequence ATGAACGCACGGACAGCCGTGGTCGTCGAGGACGACCGCGATGTCGGCGACGCCATCTCCCAGCTCCTCGACCTGGCGGGGTTCGACGTCGTCGTCGCGCACACCGGCGCCGAGGCGCTGGCCCTCGTTCACGAGGTGCAGCCCGACCTGGTGACGCTCGACCTCACGCTGCCCGACATCGACGGGGTCGAGGTCTGCCGCCGGATCCGGACCACGAGCGACTGCTACGTCATCGTCGTCAGCGGACGTACGGACGAGGTCGACCGACTCGTCGGCCTCGAGGTCGGCGCCGACGACTACCTGGTCAAGCCGTTCTCGATGCGTGAGCTGCAGGCGCGGGTCGCGGCGCTGTTCCGTCGCCCGCGCACCAGCGACGTCATGGGCGTGGGCGTCGAGCAGCCGGCCGTCGCCGATGCCCGGACCGACCCCACGCCAGGTCCGACGAGAGCACTGGGCTGCAGCGACCTCACCCTCGACCGCAGCTCTCGCGAGGTCCTCGTCGGCGGCGAGGAGATCGACCTGACGCGCACCGAGTTCGACCTGCTGGCCCACCTGGTCAGCAACCCGGGGGTCGTCGTCGCGCGCCAGGACCTGATGCGTGCGGTGTGGGCGAGCGACTTCGTCCCCGACAGCACCCACGTCGTCGACGTGCACCTGGCCAACCTGCGCCGCAAGCTGCGCAGGGCCGCTGCGAGCAACGAGTGGATCCGGACGATCCGCGGCGTCGGGTTCCGCTTCGACCCCTGCTGCCCCTGA
- a CDS encoding ATP-binding cassette domain-containing protein, with the protein MNELTLDAITYVNGRTLLDDVSVTFPAGKVTALSGPSGSGKTTLLSIAGGLLQATSGTAALDGREMWTGSGDPLPEVAFVLQVYGLVPILSARENVSIALRARGVAPADADEAAEAALARFGIADLGERQVEELSGGQMQRVACARGFVVGAEVLLADEPTSELDEGNRGVVLAELREEAARGAVVVVATHDPAVVEACDLHVALDEGRVVR; encoded by the coding sequence ATGAACGAGCTCACGCTCGACGCGATCACCTACGTCAACGGCCGTACGCTCCTCGACGACGTGAGCGTCACCTTCCCGGCCGGCAAGGTGACCGCCCTGTCGGGGCCGAGCGGCTCCGGCAAGACCACCCTGCTCTCCATCGCCGGCGGCCTGCTCCAGGCCACGTCCGGCACCGCTGCCCTCGACGGTCGCGAGATGTGGACCGGCAGCGGCGACCCGCTGCCCGAGGTGGCGTTCGTCCTCCAGGTCTACGGCCTCGTCCCCATCCTCTCGGCCCGGGAGAACGTCTCCATCGCGCTGCGCGCCCGAGGGGTCGCCCCTGCCGACGCCGACGAGGCCGCCGAGGCCGCGCTGGCCCGGTTCGGCATCGCCGACCTCGGCGAGCGCCAGGTCGAGGAGCTGTCCGGAGGCCAGATGCAGCGCGTGGCCTGCGCCCGCGGGTTCGTCGTCGGCGCAGAGGTCCTCCTCGCCGACGAGCCCACCTCCGAGCTCGACGAGGGCAACCGCGGCGTCGTCCTCGCCGAGCTGCGCGAGGAGGCGGCGCGCGGAGCCGTCGTCGTCGTCGCCACCCACGACCCCGCCGTCGTCGAGGCGTGCGACCTCCACGTCGCGCTCGACGAGGGGCGGGTCGTCCGTTGA
- a CDS encoding FtsX-like permease family protein, whose protein sequence is MNQLSSMLGAILRGLRARALLSAGSVLLTALAVASAVLGPIFAAAVTNSYVVTRLREAPPALTGLSRVFAPDSPSSSADAVAQAVAGTESLNEGPWGGTAAIVQSERVMALRGSVEFWARDGGCEALEVTGRCPERDGEVLLLEKAAEQQGAEVGEQLELVGFEPPALQQLGLPRPGLRTVTVVGTYATPTDATDWLVPQRLTSTNEAVSDNPGGGYTPYSPGPVITTPGTVEAMGDWTVRVDTFLDVPADITPAELSVAARSAATIPDDEAVEVEGGTLVDDGTNDLAAVLDEVRTQQDTARSSIAPAVLSLVLVALALLMRLLNAASELRVPELALASLRGVTSRRLWGLGLAEPLTILVISAPLGIALGLGSGLLLVRSWLVPGLPLPVVATSWVAAALVLLAALAVACVAIGLVVRESLASQLAGVRRPAAARRWSVIAQLTLVALAAAVLLSKLSGTGGGDPDATDLLLPVLLAVVAGLAATRTTAALATWWTRRSRGRSLSGFVSSRAISRRQEGTLIILPITAAIAVSVFGAGVYDSAAAWRTSVAATVSPAHTTWHSPVSYAETLELTRRVDPEGEWVMAAGSVLNPGAHFSVVDSSRLARVATWPPTWSPGRDVEQVAEDIAPPGAVPTFSGRRISVTVDSRVESDEPLALEVRFGRRDGIPLKVYLGPYGTGESTRSAKVPWCRDVPCPIEGMTLGGGAGTNTAMSGEVAVTAVLADGRPVPGVIEGADWVATPDPAVRSSITDLREVDGTLEMTVDTGDSVGMARLTAGGIVAQRPALAGPKVQDTALAKLEEGFGLVRVEPLGGIGAVEGMPFTGPSGLLVDYSSFITDRPVYNSNLDTRVLQREGAPAEITDALSAAGLTVETTLAQEQRVLDQSAYALALRLYAVVAALVLLMALAGLFVSAAVQLPARRRDAAALRVVGVPRSSVMGAVVRELAVVLGGAAIAGILAGSLAQWVVLRSITLGYAEGLATPALVATISPLRLVVLALLAAAVFGAVALLSASMTVRGARGATLRESAR, encoded by the coding sequence GTGAACCAGCTGTCCTCGATGCTCGGTGCGATCCTGCGCGGCCTGCGGGCCCGGGCCCTGCTCAGTGCGGGCTCGGTGCTGCTCACCGCCCTCGCGGTCGCCTCGGCGGTGCTCGGTCCGATCTTCGCGGCCGCGGTCACCAACTCCTACGTCGTCACCCGGTTGCGGGAGGCGCCGCCCGCGCTGACCGGGCTCAGCCGGGTCTTCGCCCCGGACTCCCCGTCGTCCAGCGCCGACGCGGTCGCCCAGGCCGTCGCGGGCACCGAGTCGCTCAACGAGGGGCCTTGGGGCGGGACGGCAGCGATCGTGCAGTCCGAGCGGGTCATGGCCCTGCGCGGCTCGGTGGAGTTCTGGGCGCGCGACGGCGGCTGCGAGGCGCTGGAGGTCACCGGCCGGTGCCCCGAGCGCGACGGAGAGGTGCTGCTGCTCGAGAAGGCCGCCGAGCAGCAGGGGGCCGAGGTCGGGGAGCAGCTCGAGCTGGTCGGCTTCGAGCCGCCGGCGTTGCAGCAGCTCGGGCTGCCCCGCCCGGGGCTCCGGACGGTCACGGTGGTCGGCACGTACGCCACCCCCACGGACGCCACCGACTGGCTGGTCCCGCAGCGGCTGACGTCCACCAACGAGGCGGTCAGCGACAACCCGGGCGGCGGCTACACGCCGTACTCCCCGGGTCCGGTCATCACGACCCCCGGCACCGTGGAGGCGATGGGCGACTGGACGGTCCGCGTCGACACCTTCCTCGACGTGCCGGCCGACATCACGCCCGCCGAGCTCTCCGTGGCGGCGCGCTCGGCCGCGACGATCCCCGACGACGAGGCGGTCGAGGTCGAGGGCGGCACGCTGGTCGACGACGGCACCAACGACCTCGCCGCCGTCCTCGACGAGGTCCGCACCCAGCAGGACACCGCCCGCAGCTCCATCGCCCCCGCCGTCCTGTCGCTCGTGCTGGTCGCGCTGGCGCTGCTCATGCGGCTGCTCAACGCCGCCAGCGAGCTGCGGGTGCCGGAGCTCGCCCTCGCGTCCCTGCGCGGGGTCACCTCGCGCCGGCTGTGGGGGCTCGGGCTCGCCGAGCCGCTCACCATCCTCGTCATCTCCGCCCCCCTCGGCATCGCCCTCGGGCTCGGCAGCGGCCTGCTGCTGGTGCGCTCCTGGCTGGTCCCCGGACTGCCGCTGCCCGTCGTGGCGACGAGCTGGGTGGCGGCGGCGCTGGTGCTGCTGGCCGCCCTCGCCGTCGCGTGCGTGGCCATCGGGCTGGTGGTCCGCGAGTCGCTCGCGTCCCAGCTCGCGGGCGTACGTCGGCCCGCCGCGGCACGGCGCTGGTCGGTCATCGCCCAGCTCACGCTCGTGGCCCTCGCGGCGGCGGTGCTGCTCAGCAAGCTGTCCGGCACCGGCGGCGGTGACCCGGACGCCACCGACCTCCTGCTCCCCGTGCTGCTGGCGGTCGTGGCCGGCCTCGCCGCGACCAGGACCACCGCGGCGCTCGCCACCTGGTGGACCCGTCGCTCGCGGGGTCGGTCGCTCAGCGGCTTCGTCTCCTCGCGCGCGATCTCGCGGCGCCAGGAGGGCACCCTGATCATCCTGCCGATCACCGCCGCGATCGCGGTCTCGGTGTTCGGCGCCGGCGTCTACGACTCGGCCGCGGCGTGGCGCACGAGCGTCGCGGCGACGGTCTCGCCGGCCCACACCACGTGGCACTCCCCGGTGAGCTATGCCGAGACGCTGGAGCTGACCCGACGCGTCGACCCCGAGGGCGAGTGGGTGATGGCCGCGGGGTCCGTGCTCAACCCGGGTGCGCACTTCTCCGTGGTCGACAGCAGCCGTCTCGCCCGGGTCGCGACGTGGCCGCCGACGTGGAGCCCGGGACGCGACGTCGAGCAGGTCGCCGAGGACATCGCCCCGCCGGGCGCGGTGCCCACGTTCTCCGGCAGGCGGATCTCGGTCACCGTCGACAGCCGGGTGGAGAGCGACGAGCCGCTCGCCCTCGAGGTCCGGTTCGGCCGCCGCGACGGCATCCCGCTGAAGGTCTACCTCGGCCCCTACGGCACGGGTGAGTCCACGCGGTCGGCCAAGGTGCCGTGGTGCCGGGACGTCCCGTGCCCGATCGAGGGGATGACTCTCGGCGGCGGCGCGGGCACCAACACCGCGATGTCCGGCGAGGTCGCGGTGACCGCGGTCCTGGCCGACGGCCGGCCCGTGCCCGGTGTCATCGAGGGAGCGGACTGGGTCGCGACCCCCGACCCCGCCGTACGCTCCTCGATCACCGACCTCCGCGAGGTCGACGGCACCCTGGAGATGACGGTCGACACGGGCGACTCGGTCGGCATGGCGCGCCTGACCGCCGGCGGCATCGTCGCGCAGCGCCCGGCCCTCGCCGGTCCCAAGGTCCAGGACACGGCCCTCGCCAAGCTCGAGGAGGGGTTCGGCCTCGTCCGGGTCGAACCGCTCGGCGGCATCGGCGCGGTGGAGGGCATGCCGTTCACCGGCCCGTCCGGCCTGCTGGTCGACTACTCGTCCTTCATCACCGACCGGCCCGTCTACAACAGCAACCTCGACACCCGCGTGCTCCAGCGCGAGGGGGCCCCGGCCGAGATCACCGACGCCCTCTCCGCGGCCGGGCTCACCGTCGAGACCACGCTCGCCCAGGAGCAGCGCGTCCTCGACCAGAGCGCGTACGCCCTGGCGCTGCGGCTCTACGCCGTGGTGGCCGCGCTCGTGCTCCTGATGGCCCTCGCGGGACTGTTCGTCAGCGCCGCCGTGCAGCTGCCCGCCCGTCGTCGCGACGCCGCGGCGCTGCGCGTCGTCGGCGTGCCGCGCTCGTCGGTGATGGGGGCAGTGGTGCGCGAGCTCGCCGTGGTCCTCGGCGGCGCCGCGATCGCCGGCATCCTGGCCGGCTCGCTGGCGCAGTGGGTCGTGCTGCGCTCGATCACGCTGGGGTACGCCGAGGGGCTGGCGACGCCGGCCCTGGTGGCGACCATCTCACCGCTGCGCCTCGTCGTGCTGGCGCTGCTCGCGGCGGCCGTCTTCGGAGCGGTCGCCCTGCTCAGCGCGTCGATGACCGTACGGGGAGCGCGGGGGGCGACGTTGCGCGAGTCGGCCCGCTGA